From a single Syntrophobacterales bacterium genomic region:
- a CDS encoding CoB--CoM heterodisulfide reductase iron-sulfur subunit A family protein — MGKEPVAEQLCESITNGNFGDVMVVGGGVSGIQAALDLGNAGFKVYLVETSPTIGGHMSQLDKTFPTNDCSMUILSPKLVEVGRHPNIEVMTYTDVDSVEGETGAFKATLIKKARYVNVDKCTGCATCVEYCPVRFPDPFNQQISSNKAVHIYFAQAIPLVTYIDESCLYLKEKKCRVCEAVCKNKAIDFNQKAEKVEINVGAVILASGLEPFDPRLRGEYGYGTMPNVVTSMDYERLLCATGPYEGEILRASDKKHPHKIAWIQCIGSRQVVPGGNSYCSAVCCTYTQKQVILTKEHDADAECTIFHNDVRSYGKDFERYYQRTENLPGIRFIRSYVSIGREIPGSRNVTIRYSTAEEGVKEEEFDMVVLSVGLNPPALASSLSRKFGIELESHGFCKVNDSNPIASTKPGIFISGAFRGPVDIPESVFTASGAVSQCGELLDYRRGELSRERVYPPEQDLSQEEPRIGIFVCHCGANISRIVDVPSTVEYALSLPNVVYAQEQIFSCATNSAKEITDKIKEKGLNRVILAACSPRTLEPLFRDTLREAGLNQYYLDMANIREHCSWVHAREQEEATRKAQDIIRMSAARVRNLEPLKEYNLPINKTALVVGGGLAGMTSALSIANQGHEVYLLEREKELGGMARRLYYTLEGLDVQTYLHELIRKVYKHPLIHVYADAVITSVAGYIGSFVTRVKFEGRTAEIKHGVAVLAIGADEYKPVEYLYGKDERVMTQLELEEKIVNGDERLLHSESLVMIQCVGSREEGRNYCSRICCSQAIKNALKLKEINPGMDIYILFRDMRTYGFSEDYYREAANKEVKFIRYDPNDKPVVEAAIEEGRQILRVTVTDPVLGKKLAIDADSLALAAAVVPSPGTREAAGFFKVSTGLDGFFTEAHVKLKPVDFSADGVYLCGTDHYPKHITETVSQAYGAAGRALNPLSHETIVASGSVCEVDESRCVSCGACISVCAYGAIEFGGALQGTKAQVNPILCKGCGICNTVCPTAAIQLKHFNDEEILSQIDAAAGY, encoded by the coding sequence ATGGGAAAAGAACCAGTTGCAGAACAGCTTTGCGAAAGTATCACAAACGGCAATTTTGGGGATGTAATGGTTGTCGGGGGAGGGGTCAGCGGCATTCAGGCGGCCCTCGATCTCGGCAATGCGGGATTCAAGGTTTATCTGGTTGAGACGTCGCCGACCATTGGCGGCCATATGTCCCAATTGGACAAGACCTTCCCGACCAACGACTGCTCGATGTGAATTCTTTCACCGAAACTGGTCGAGGTCGGCCGGCACCCCAATATAGAGGTAATGACCTACACGGATGTTGACAGTGTAGAGGGAGAAACCGGGGCCTTCAAGGCCACCCTGATTAAGAAGGCCCGGTACGTTAATGTTGATAAATGCACGGGCTGCGCCACTTGCGTGGAGTACTGCCCGGTGCGATTTCCTGATCCCTTCAATCAGCAGATTTCATCGAACAAGGCCGTTCATATATACTTTGCGCAGGCGATTCCGTTGGTCACTTATATCGATGAAAGCTGTCTTTACCTGAAAGAGAAGAAATGTCGGGTATGCGAAGCGGTCTGTAAAAACAAGGCCATAGATTTCAATCAAAAAGCCGAGAAGGTGGAAATAAACGTCGGGGCGGTGATCCTGGCTTCCGGGTTGGAGCCTTTTGACCCCAGGCTCCGGGGCGAATATGGCTACGGAACGATGCCCAATGTCGTGACCAGTATGGACTATGAAAGGCTGCTGTGCGCTACCGGTCCTTATGAAGGAGAGATACTGCGCGCTTCCGACAAGAAGCATCCCCACAAGATAGCCTGGATTCAATGCATCGGTTCCCGGCAGGTCGTTCCCGGCGGCAACAGCTATTGCTCTGCGGTATGCTGCACCTATACCCAGAAACAGGTGATTCTGACCAAAGAGCATGATGCGGATGCCGAGTGTACGATATTCCATAACGATGTTCGCTCCTACGGCAAGGATTTTGAGAGATACTATCAAAGAACCGAGAATCTTCCCGGAATTCGCTTTATTAGAAGCTATGTCTCAATCGGGAGAGAGATCCCGGGAAGCAGGAATGTAACCATCAGGTATTCTACCGCCGAGGAGGGTGTGAAAGAGGAAGAATTCGACATGGTGGTATTGTCCGTCGGCTTGAATCCGCCGGCCCTCGCTTCCAGCCTGAGCAGAAAATTCGGGATTGAGCTGGAAAGCCACGGATTCTGCAAGGTAAATGATTCCAATCCGATTGCGTCCACCAAACCCGGGATCTTTATAAGCGGCGCCTTCCGGGGGCCCGTCGATATCCCCGAGTCCGTTTTTACCGCGAGCGGCGCTGTCTCCCAATGCGGCGAACTTCTTGACTATAGGCGGGGGGAACTGTCCCGGGAAAGGGTATATCCGCCGGAGCAGGATCTCTCGCAGGAGGAGCCGCGGATCGGGATATTTGTCTGTCACTGCGGCGCCAACATCAGCAGAATCGTTGATGTCCCCTCCACGGTTGAATATGCCTTGAGCTTGCCCAATGTTGTCTATGCCCAGGAACAGATTTTTTCCTGCGCTACCAATTCCGCTAAGGAAATAACAGACAAGATAAAGGAAAAAGGGCTGAATCGGGTCATTCTCGCTGCCTGTTCTCCCCGAACCCTGGAACCGCTGTTTCGCGACACCCTGCGCGAGGCGGGTCTCAATCAATACTATCTGGACATGGCCAATATCAGGGAACATTGTTCCTGGGTTCATGCCCGGGAGCAGGAAGAAGCCACCCGCAAGGCGCAGGATATAATCCGGATGTCGGCAGCCCGGGTTAGAAATTTGGAGCCCTTGAAGGAATATAACCTGCCCATCAACAAAACGGCGCTTGTTGTGGGAGGGGGATTGGCCGGCATGACCAGCGCGCTTTCCATCGCCAACCAGGGGCACGAGGTTTACCTGCTGGAAAGGGAAAAAGAGCTGGGGGGGATGGCCCGCAGGCTTTACTATACGCTGGAGGGGTTGGACGTCCAGACTTATCTCCATGAGCTGATCCGGAAGGTTTATAAGCACCCGCTGATCCATGTCTATGCCGACGCCGTTATCACTTCTGTTGCCGGTTACATCGGAAGTTTCGTTACCCGGGTGAAGTTTGAGGGAAGAACCGCGGAGATTAAGCACGGTGTTGCCGTCCTGGCGATCGGCGCCGACGAATACAAGCCCGTCGAATACCTCTACGGCAAAGACGAACGGGTAATGACCCAGTTGGAGCTGGAGGAGAAGATCGTCAACGGGGATGAGCGGCTTCTCCATTCCGAGAGTCTGGTGATGATCCAGTGTGTGGGCTCCCGTGAGGAAGGGCGAAATTACTGCAGCCGGATCTGCTGCTCTCAGGCCATTAAAAACGCCTTGAAACTCAAAGAGATAAATCCCGGTATGGATATCTACATTCTGTTTCGGGATATGAGAACATACGGTTTCAGCGAGGATTATTACCGGGAAGCGGCGAATAAGGAAGTAAAGTTCATCCGCTATGATCCGAATGACAAGCCCGTGGTGGAGGCGGCCATTGAGGAAGGGCGACAGATTCTGCGGGTAACTGTAACCGATCCGGTGCTGGGAAAGAAGCTTGCCATAGATGCCGATTCGCTCGCTTTGGCCGCTGCCGTTGTTCCCTCCCCGGGAACCAGGGAGGCAGCCGGATTTTTCAAGGTGTCGACGGGACTGGATGGATTCTTCACGGAAGCCCATGTCAAATTGAAACCGGTTGATTTCAGCGCGGATGGCGTCTATCTCTGCGGGACTGATCACTATCCGAAACACATAACGGAAACCGTCAGCCAGGCTTATGGAGCGGCCGGCCGGGCCTTGAACCCCCTCTCCCATGAAACAATCGTAGCCTCCGGTTCCGTTTGCGAGGTGGATGAGAGCAGGTGCGTCTCCTGCGGGGCCTGCATCTCTGTTTGCGCGTATGGCGCGATCGAGTTTGGCGGTGCGCTTCAGGGTACAAAGGCGCAGGTTAATCCCATCCTCTGCAAGGGATGCGGAATCTGCAACACGGTGTGTCCGACTGCGGCCATCCAACTGAAGCACTTTAACGATGAAGAAATACTCAGCCAGATCGATGCCGCGGCTGGCTATTAG
- a CDS encoding hydrogenase iron-sulfur subunit has translation MAGVSRLQYTTEMRLIRVMCTGRIDLSFVLRALSKGMDGVFIIGCKLGECNYTTHGNFHALGMALLCKKIMAHIGIDPERLSVEYMSSGDGIRFAEVMNEFGSKIRHSGPLGTGEGIEKGLLAQKLEAALAITPFIRLLERERLRVPLRTPEEYYKFFASADVNKIFKEFIVDKLAISQIMLLLREKPLPTAEIARRIGLSSSEVSRYMNSSSRQGLVSYDEGQKSYALA, from the coding sequence CTGGCTGGAGTTTCCAGACTGCAATATACCACTGAAATGAGACTTATACGCGTCATGTGCACCGGCAGGATTGATTTGTCGTTTGTGCTCCGCGCTTTATCCAAAGGAATGGACGGGGTGTTTATTATCGGTTGCAAGCTTGGCGAATGCAACTACACCACCCACGGAAATTTCCATGCCCTGGGCATGGCGCTTCTCTGCAAAAAAATAATGGCGCATATCGGGATTGACCCGGAGCGGCTGAGTGTAGAGTATATGTCTTCCGGGGACGGGATCCGCTTTGCCGAAGTAATGAACGAATTTGGCAGTAAGATAAGACATTCAGGCCCACTCGGCACGGGCGAGGGAATCGAAAAAGGTCTGTTGGCGCAAAAGCTTGAAGCAGCGTTGGCGATAACCCCGTTCATCCGGCTCTTGGAAAGAGAGCGTTTGCGAGTGCCTCTGCGGACGCCGGAAGAGTATTATAAATTTTTCGCCAGTGCCGATGTCAACAAAATATTCAAGGAGTTTATCGTGGATAAGCTGGCGATAAGCCAGATCATGCTGCTTCTGCGGGAGAAACCGCTGCCGACCGCGGAAATTGCCCGGCGCATAGGGCTTTCGTCCTCGGAGGTATCGAGGTACATGAACAGCTCGTCAAGACAGGGATTGGTCAGTTACGATGAAGGGCAAAAGAGCTACGCCCTGGCCTGA
- a CDS encoding (Fe-S)-binding protein, whose translation MCDSVCPWNRVIKFSMRKLIRQATFGLTEIESDDMWRCTTCGRCPQRCPRGVKIIELGVSLRRVATEYGVFPTSVRPLRGISSSLMAEGNPLNEKREKRGDWAKGLPVKEFTAGMEILYFPGCYLSYDPRMKKAAVATVNILNKAGVDFGILGPQASCCGESIRKAGDEELFKRLARENIKTFIDKGVKKILVSSPHCYHTFKNEYPEFMVHFEIVHITQYLFELVSSGRLKLERGYAKRVVWHDPCYLGRHNGIYDEPREILKKIEGLELLEMADCRQDSLCCGGGGGRIWMETPKSERFSDLRLAQALEAGAEELVTACPYCITNFEDSRLNMQDSEALAIKDITEIIQGLI comes from the coding sequence GGATGTGCGACTCTGTCTGTCCGTGGAATCGGGTGATCAAGTTCAGCATGCGCAAGCTCATCCGTCAGGCCACCTTCGGTTTGACGGAGATCGAAAGCGACGATATGTGGCGGTGCACCACCTGCGGCCGCTGCCCGCAGCGTTGTCCCCGCGGCGTCAAGATCATTGAGCTGGGGGTTTCCCTGCGCCGGGTTGCGACTGAATACGGGGTGTTTCCCACTTCCGTCCGTCCACTCCGCGGGATCAGTTCCAGCCTGATGGCCGAGGGCAATCCGTTGAATGAAAAGCGGGAAAAGCGGGGGGACTGGGCCAAAGGCCTTCCGGTGAAGGAGTTTACTGCGGGGATGGAAATCCTGTATTTCCCGGGCTGCTACTTGAGCTATGATCCCCGCATGAAAAAGGCGGCGGTCGCCACCGTTAATATCCTCAACAAGGCCGGGGTGGATTTCGGGATTCTGGGACCGCAGGCAAGCTGTTGCGGGGAGAGCATCCGCAAGGCGGGGGATGAGGAATTGTTCAAACGTCTGGCCCGGGAAAACATCAAGACTTTCATTGATAAAGGGGTGAAGAAGATTCTGGTTTCCTCGCCCCATTGCTATCACACCTTTAAAAATGAATATCCCGAATTCATGGTGCACTTTGAGATCGTTCATATAACTCAGTATTTATTTGAGCTGGTAAGTTCAGGCCGGCTGAAGCTTGAGAGGGGTTACGCAAAGAGGGTTGTCTGGCATGATCCTTGTTACCTGGGGCGGCACAACGGGATATACGACGAGCCGCGGGAGATTTTGAAGAAGATCGAGGGGCTGGAGCTTTTGGAGATGGCCGATTGCCGGCAGGACAGTCTGTGCTGCGGCGGGGGCGGGGGGCGGATTTGGATGGAGACGCCCAAGAGCGAGCGGTTCTCCGATCTGCGGTTGGCGCAGGCTCTGGAGGCAGGGGCCGAGGAGCTGGTAACGGCCTGTCCTTACTGCATCACCAATTTCGAGGACAGCCGCTTGAACATGCAGGATAGCGAAGCGCTGGCGATTAAGGATATTACGGAGATTATCCAGGGATTGATTTAG
- a CDS encoding NAD(P)H-dependent oxidoreductase subunit E — protein MDIEKVSNIIDKHQGDASSLIQVLLEIQKENRWLPKEALKMVSEKLQIPLTRIQHVATFYKAFSLVPKGRHEIHVCMGTACHVRGAMRVLDSVQDRTGIKPGETDEDLKFSLETVNCLGCCALGPVVEIDGTTHGKMTPSMTADALKHYE, from the coding sequence ATGGATATTGAAAAAGTAAGTAATATTATTGATAAACATCAGGGCGACGCCAGTTCGCTGATTCAGGTGCTGCTGGAGATTCAGAAAGAAAATCGTTGGCTTCCCAAGGAAGCGTTGAAGATGGTCAGTGAAAAGTTACAGATTCCGCTGACCCGGATACAGCATGTCGCGACCTTTTACAAAGCCTTCAGTCTGGTTCCGAAGGGGCGTCACGAAATTCACGTTTGCATGGGCACTGCCTGTCATGTCCGGGGAGCAATGCGCGTTCTGGACTCGGTGCAGGACCGGACCGGGATCAAACCGGGCGAGACGGATGAGGATTTGAAGTTCAGCCTGGAGACGGTGAACTGCCTTGGCTGCTGCGCCCTGGGGCCGGTGGTCGAAATAGATGGGACGACGCACGGCAAAATGACTCCGTCCATGACGGCAGACGCGTTAAAACATTACGAGTAG